From Bacteroidales bacterium, a single genomic window includes:
- a CDS encoding type II toxin-antitoxin system RelE/ParE family toxin → MKIKYKKQYLADLYCGKKVRDKRFRSDPKLVSQYQKTVSKLIKATRIEQLYQFKSLNYEKLSGKLKGKSSVRINKQYRLIFTEIPANEPPYEIEIIELEEISKHYEN, encoded by the coding sequence ATGAAAATAAAATATAAGAAGCAATACCTGGCTGATTTATATTGTGGGAAAAAAGTAAGAGATAAAAGATTTAGATCTGACCCAAAATTGGTGAGCCAATACCAAAAAACCGTCAGCAAACTGATTAAGGCAACCAGAATTGAACAGCTTTATCAGTTTAAAAGTTTGAACTATGAAAAGCTTTCAGGCAAACTGAAAGGAAAAAGTTCAGTTAGGATTAACAAACAATATCGTCTTATTTTTACTGAAATACCGGCAAATGAGCCACCTTATGAGATAGAAATTATAGAACTCGAAGAAATCAGCAAACATTATGAAAACTAG